The segment CAAACCCCGATAATGTCGGATATCCTTGCTAATTCTCATTAGTAAACATGACCTTACTatataacaattcaaataaatcatgagTAAGGCTCTGTCCAAATTACAGTATTTTTTACAGTATTTAcgaaacagaaaaagaatcattaattattgcaaAGCTGCCGTAAAAACATAATACAAAtactaatcataattaagatgTCAAAATCTACACCGTGCCGGTACCATAAGAGATGCAATAAATccatcaataattattttttgtaaaaacttATTCTTGGGAGGTATAATGagtaattttatgatattgaatgagaaaaaaattatgagaaattaaaagataatgacAAAGTACTTAGTGATTATCCATATCTTACGTAGGATTTGCTTTTGAGTAAAATCGATGTTCTACAGattttatctcttatttagatttactgaaatttaatTGCAGCAAATTCTGaatgttaattatactattcttgtaattgttaCTATATGCAATTGATTCATGTATTTGGACATTTTGTGGTCCATGATTTATACGAAAGTAATTAAGTTGCAGTATCCATCCGTTGATGATACTAATTGatccatttattttagtttattttgttttagttttgtaataacGCTATTGTATGCAGTAGTAAATTAGTTTCctgaattattttacatgaattcttcattatatgttacaggaattaatcacacaacttATTCCTCGTTAATATTCAGGAATATAGCAATGATTAATATGCTCTTATGGATATCATAAATGNNNNNNNNNNNNNNNNNNNNNNNNNNNNNNNNNNNNNNNNNNNNNNNNNNNNNNNNNNNNNNNNNNNNNNNNNNNNNNNNNNNNNNNNNNNNNNNNNNNNNNNNNNNNNNNNNNNNNNNNNNNNNNNNNNNNNNNNNNNNNNNNNNNNNNNNNNNNNNNNNNNNNNNNNNNNNNNNNNNNNNNNNNNNNNNNNNNNNNNNNNNNNNNNNNNNNNNNNNNNNNNNNNNNNNNNNNNNNNNNNNNNNNNNNNNNNNNNNNNNNNNNNNNNNNNNNNNNNNNNNNNNNNNNNNNNNNNNNNNNNNNNNNNNNNNNNNNNNNNNNNNNNNNNNNNNNNNNNNNNNNNNNNNNNNNNNNNNNNNNNNNNNNNNNNNNNNNNNNNNNNNNNNNNNNNNNNNNNNNNNNNNNNNNNNNNNNNNNNNNNNNNNNNNNNNNNNNNNNNNNNNNNNNNNNNNNNNNNNNNNNNNNNNNNNNNNNNNNNNNNNNNNNNNNNNNNNNNNNNNNNNNNNNNNNNNNNNNNNNNNNNNNNNNNNNNNNNNNNNNNNNNNNNNNNNNNNNNNNNNNNNNNNNNNNNNNNNNNNNNNNNNNNNNNNNNNNNNNNNNNNNNNNNNNNNNNNNNNNNNNNNNNNNNNNNNNNNNNNNNNNNNNNNNNNNNNNNNNNNNNNNNNNNNNNNNNNNNNNNNNNNNNNNNNNNNNNNNNNNNNNNNNNNNNNNNNNNNNNNNNNNNNNNNNNNNNNNNNNNNNNNNNNNNNNNNNNNNNNNNNNNNNNNNNNNNNNNNNNNNNNNNNNNNNNNNNNNNNNNNNNNNNNNNNNNNNNNNNNNNNNNNNNNNNNNNNNNNNNNNNNNNNNNNNNNNNNNNNNNNNNNNNNNNNNNNNNNNNNNNNNNNNNNNNNNNNNNNNNNNNNNNNNNNNNNNNNNNNNNNNNNNNNNNNNNNNNNNNNNNNNNNNNNNNNNNNNNNNNNNNNNNNNNNNNNNNNNNNNNNNNNNNNNNNNNNNNNNNNNNNNNNNNNNNNNNNNNNNNNNNNNNNNNNNNNNNNNNNNNNNNNNNNNNNNNNNNNNNNNNNNNNNNNNNNNNNNNNNNNNNNNNNNNNNNNNNNNNNNNNNNNNNNNNNNNNNNNNNNNNNNNNNNNNNNNNNNNNNNNNNNNNNNNNNNNNNNNNNNNNNNNNNNNNNNNNNNNNNNNNNNNNNNNNNNNNNNNNNNNNNNNNNNNNNNNNNNNNNNNNNNNNNNNNNNNNNNNNNNNNNNNNNNNNNNNNNNNNNNNNNNNNNNNNNNNNNNNNNNNNNNNNNNNNNNNNNNNNNNNNNNNNNNNNNNNNNNNNNNNNNNNNNNNNNNNNNNNNNNNNNNNNNNNNNNNNNNNNNNNNNNNNNNNNNNNNNNNNNNNNNNNNNNNNNNNNNNNNNNNNNNNNNNNNNNNNNNNNNNNNNNNNNNNNNNNNNNNNNNNNNNNNNNNNNNNNNNNNNNNNNNNNNNNNNNNNNNNNNNNNNNNNNNNNNNNNNNNNNNNNNNNNNNNNNNNNNNNNNNNNNNNNNNNNNNNNNNNNNNNNNNNNNNNNNNNNNNNNNNNNNNNNNNNNNNNNNNNNNNNNNNNNNNNNNNNNNNNNNNNNNNNNNNNNNNNNNNNNNNNNNNNNNNNNNNNNNNNNNNNNNNNNNNNNNNNNNNNNNNNNNNNNNNNNNNNNNNNNNNNNNNNNNNNNNNNNNNNNNNNNNNNNNNNNNNNNNNNNNNNNNNNNNNNNNNNNNNNNNNNNNNNNNNNNNNNNNNNNNNNNNNNNNNNNNNNNNNNNNNNNNNNNNNNNNNNNNNNNNNNNNNNNNNNNNNNNNNNNNNNNNNNNNNNNNNNNNNNNNNNNNNNNNNNNNNNNNNNNNNNNNNNNNNNNNNNNNNNNNNNNNNNNNNNNNNNNNNNNNNNNNNNNNNNNNNNNNNNNNNNNNNNNNNNNNNNNNNNNNNNNNNNNNNNNNNNNNNNNNNNNNNNNNNNNNAAAAACTAATTATCATAACTTCtgtaggacaaaaaatgacatcccctcataaattacaagacagaaactgtatttttatacctatacaaataagtaggatttaacattttaatgatCACACTAACTGCTCGAACACTAGTTTAATTGGTAtaagtagagataataaattttgttcatacatatgtagaagcataatattaaagtatgtattaatttagtttgagtacggATTACATCCTTCGTTGAGcatactcatatggaagtgagtattaatttagtttgagtagggattacttcttttgttgatcgtaTTAAATGAATCAGCAAGTTTAACTAGAcgcaaataggattatatatatttcatgttGATAATGCCAATCAAAGAGGcatgagtttgaatttgtataaattggattacatatgtatttcatttgatcaaagaattgaatattaatgcttTCACACTAAATGTAAtgccatgaattttaactcgGTATATCAGTAGGactacaaaattttgctgatcatactaattgttcatatgcacGAATGTATATAATTGATCATGCTAATTGTTCATACGCAGTAGGTTTCGGATCTATGTTTTCATTGCAAATGAAATGTGCCACCATGTTCGTACTCGGCTCCAGCACCAATTTCTCCCATGCTTCATTGGCATCTCCACCACATCGAAGGTATACCTCTGTGGCGTTCAACCGATAAATCTGCCACCCAACTTCCGACCTCATCCTCAAGATCTTTTCAAATTGACGACAAGCTAATTTGCAAGTATTcatcttaatttcattaatagtTGCCTTAAGAAGCTTAGCCCTAGTTTCACCTGCCTTAAGAAGCTTAGCCCTAGTTTCACCATCGACTAGACCCTCACTCCTGAAGAATTCATCCATCTCGGAGACCCCGATGGCACGCCTAATCCCATAATCATAGTCACgaatttttgggtcaaaaaTGGCATTGCCCTCCTCCACCAACCCGCTATTCACCATCTGATCAACCCTTTTCGACACGTATGAATGCAAGACCGGGATCGCCACGTCCATCCAAAGAAAGCAACACTCGTACTTGGAGGAAAACTCAGTGTTGTTAATGACAAGTGCTTGTATGAAGGAATTGGACCCTCCAGTAATGATTGGCAACCGATTCTTTTGTATGATGGCATCAGCAGGCAACAATGCATGATGCACAAAATCATGTACAGTGAAATCCACCTCGGGATCAATGGTTCTGAGCAAATGGTGCGGCACGCCGCTACATTCCTCATTGCTCACCATATTGGTTACTATGTCAAGGCCCTTGTAGACCTGAATTTTGTCCGAGTTGATGACCTCTGTCCCGAAACGGGTGGCCAGGTCTATCTCCAGACACGATTTGCCTGTGCCAGTGGCACCCaataccaccaccaccttatCCTTCCCTTGGTGCTTGTTCATCATGCCCCGAACTGAAAAGTTTGTCATGCTAGATTGTGCTGGCTTCCAAGCGGAGATCGACattttaattggtaattacttttactttttgtaaCACCTGTCAATTTcatcacacaaataaaaaaagaaaaaggacacGTGTTAGAATACTCTAAAACAAAACTTGTACCAAATACGATCTACTATTTTAGAATATCTATCTATCATAGAGTGACAAGCCCTTCTCAACTCTTGgattaatttctcttcttcaaaacgatttgtttgaagaaaaatttcaaataattgtgGGCTCTAGAGAGAATCACAAACAAGTTTCATTGATGTGAAAGAAATTACCTGGACAATTGTTTGAAACGTGAAGAAACATAGGATGTGTAGGGGGGTActtatacatacatacgtaCACACAATGTAGAGCAAATCAAGCCATTCATGGTAATAACTACACCCCTATCCCTATCCACTTACTatataacaattcaaataaatcatgagTAAGGCTCTGTCCAAATTACACtattttttactgtatttacgaaataggaaaagaatcattaattattgcgAAGCTGTCgtaaaaagataatacaaatgctaatcataattaagatgTCAAAATCTACACCGTGCAGGTACCATAAGAGATGCAATAAATCCATCGatagttattttttgtaaaaaattattcttgggATGTATAATGCGTAATTTTACGATattgaatgagaaaaaaattatgagaaattaaaagacaatGACAAAGTACTCAGTGATTATCCATATCTTACGTAGGATTTGCTTTTGAGTAAAGTCAAGTGAGTTtacaaaatgaattttgaatcTGAAAAAGTATCCTCATTAATTCGTCAACCtactatatatgaaaaaatatatattataatgacaaaatcgatattaatttaacattaaTAAATGTGTTCTACAGattttatctcttatttagatttactgaaatttaatTGGACCAAATTCTGAATGTTGATTATACtattcttgtaattgttaCTATATGCAATTGATTCATGTATTTGGACATTTTGTGGTCCATGTTTTATATGAAAGTAATTTAGTTGCATTATCCATCCGTTGATGATACTGATTGatccatttattttagtttattttgttttagttttgtaataacGCTATTGTATGCAGTAGTAATTTAGTTTCctgaattattttacatgaattcttcattatatgttacaggaattaatcacacaacttATTCCTCGTTAGTATTCAGGAATATAGCAATGATTAATATGCTTTTATGGATATCATAAACGTTAACATGCGATCACAAATCGTGTTAGTcatcttatattaatatattcacattatacatttattcatctatCTCAAATGCAATcgcgaataatttgatttactttatcCCTATACAcatcaaaaacaaatatacataatcCTATTTGCGACTAGTTAAAACTTGCCGATACATTTAGtatgatcaacaaaagatgtaatcccTAGTCAAACTAATCTAATACTCCCTTCTatatgagtatgatcaacgaaggatataatccgtactcaaactaaattaatacttacttccatatgatccttctacatatgtacgaacaaaatttattatctctacttaTACATATTAAACTAGTGTATCAacagttaatataaattactaaaattgtcaaaattataaattttattcatacatatgtagaagcatcatatggaagtaagtatatattttttttgggtatgcATTACCTCCTTcgttgatcatactcatatggaagtgagtataAACTTAGTTTGAGTAGTATAAAGCGGAAATCACCAGAAAATCCtatccaactattacaaaaattggagTACGAAACACCATACGATTATTACAGGCCAATATACaacttaaatgataataacaaatgaaagaaataatgaaataattaaatcaacagtATAGTGATTAACATGCTTAGAGCAGCTAGATCCAATATCTCTATAAAGGAATACGGTCACAAGGCACTGTTTCCACAATGAACCGACTCACGGTAACTCCACAAACCAAGAACCCGACCACAACTCCGCTCACTCAGATCTCAGTATCACACGGTCATAGAGACCCCTactaaatatttcacaaagaactttGGGGAATGGTGAAGGAAAAAACAGCATGATTCATGTTTTAGCCGAAAGGGAGAATCCCCTATTTAAAGAGGTGAAAGCAGTGGTAGAGAAGGAAAACTTTGGTGGCTTTCCTAAACCATTAGagtggtttatgaaaatggcCATTGCTCTCGGAGAACAGAAGGCAGAAAATCACAAAGAGGATTCAGAGAGGAGAGGAAGAAGACAGcgcagaaaaaacaaataagaggGAAACTGAGATTTAGGGCTAGGGATGTGATATAAGTAGGTAGATTGGATGCGTCGGGTTACCGGGTCGGTTGTGGGCCGCCAAGTGGGTCAGGTAATTGGGCTGCAAATTGGGTCAAGTCATTGGGCTGCAAATTATAACAAGTAgggattacatcttttgttgatcgtacAAAATGTATCGGCAACTTTTAACTAGCTGCAaataggattaaatatatttattgtagatcATGCTAATCACACGGgcatgagttttaattagtattaatgggattacatatatatttcgttgatcaaagcattgaatattcttgctttcatactaattctACCGctatgaattttaactcagtATATAAGTAGAACTACATAATTTTGTTGcctaattgttcatatgcaagaacgtacatatatattttgttagtaaaagcATCACATTATGCTTGTAAACTAATTGTACGGACATTGGTTTTAGACTGGACCAACATAATAACTTCTTTGGTACACCACAGTAATTGCACATACACGATTATTCACTTGATGGTCATAATAAATACACGgaacatgaatttttacttgGTATAAATACGTTCGCACAAGactatattatactttattaatacaaacatcattaatatattcacatttataattaagacaaTTTGCAACTATTCTTGATCATAATAATTGTATTGACATCAGCTTTGAATTGATATGAGTAGGattataaattctataaataaaggtTAATTTGGTAACTAGGACTAAGTATTTCGTTCATGGGAGCACCATAAATGGACGTATATGAGTTTTATTAACTTAGATAAATGTTACAAGATTTAATCACAAATCTTATTCCTCGTtcatattcaagaatatagCGATGATTAATACGCCTTTAtagatatcataaaaattaacatgCAATCACAATTCGTGTTAGTCatcttatactaatatatccgtattacaaatttatacatCAACCTCAAGTGCAATcgcgaataatttgatttaattttctactttcttcaagaactccagatatatatgtgtacatatatatccaCCTACTCACCCatagtatttttacttatattttattgataacactaattattttagtaattttaattctattgtaatttttataaattttagtcttgtaaaaactaattatCATAACTTCtgtaggacaaaaaatgacagcccctcataaattacaagacaaaaattgtatttttatacctATACAAATAAGTAGGANNNNNNNNNNNNNNNNNNNNNNNNNNNNNNNNNNNNNNNNNNNNNNNNNNNNNNNNNNNNNNNNNNNNNNNNNNNNNNNNNNNNNNNNNNNNNNNNNNNNNNNNNNNNNNNNNNNNNNNNNNNNNNNNNNNNNNNNNNNNNNNNNNNNNNNNNNNNNNNNNNNNNNNNNNNNNNNNNNNNNNNNNNNNNNNNNNNNNNNNNNNNNNNNNNNNNNNNNNNNNNNNNNNNNNNNNNNNNNNNNNNNNNNNNNNNNNNNNNNNNNNNNNNNNNNNNNNNNNNNNNNNNNNNNNNNNNNNNNNNNNNNNNNNNNNNNNNNNNNNNNNNNNNNNNNNNNNNNNNNNNNNNNNNNNNNNNNNNNNNNNNNNNNNNNNNNNNNNNNNNNNNNNNNNNNNNNNNNNNNNNNNNNNNNNNNNNNNNNNNNNNNNNNNNNNNNNNNNNNNNNNNNNNNNNNNNNNNNNNNNNNNNNNNNNNNNNNNNNNNNNNNNNNNNNNNNNNNNNNNNNNNNNNNNNNNNNNNNNNNNNNNNNNNNNNNNNNNNNNNNNNNNNNNNNNNNNNNNNNNNNNNNNNNNNNNNNNNNNNNNNNNNNNNNNNNNNNNNNNNNNNNNNNNNNNNNNNNNNNNNNNNNNNNNNNNNNNNNNNNNNNNNNNNNNNNNNNNNNNNNNNNNNNNNNNNNNNNNNNNNNNNNNNNNNNNNNNNNNNNNNNNNNNNNNNNNNNNNNNNNNNNNNNNNNNNNNNNNNNNNNNNNNNNNNNNNNNNNNNNNNNNNNNNNNNNNNNNNNNNNNNNNNNNNNNNNNNNNNNNNNNNNNNNNNNNNNNNNNNNNNNNNNNNNNNNNNNNNNNNNNNNNNNNNNNNNNNNNNNNNNNNNNNNNNNNNNNNNNNNNNNNNNNNNNNNNNNNNNNNNNNNNNNNNNNNNNN is part of the Sesamum indicum cultivar Zhongzhi No. 13 unplaced genomic scaffold, S_indicum_v1.0 scaffold00463, whole genome shotgun sequence genome and harbors:
- the LOC105180256 gene encoding adenylate isopentenyltransferase 5, chloroplastic-like, encoding MSISAWKPAQSSMTNFSVRGMMNKHQGKDKVVVVLGATGTGKSCLEIDLATRFGTEVINSDKIQVYKGLDIVTNMVSNEECSGVPHHLLRTIDPEVDFTVHDFVHHALLPADAIIQKNRLPIITGGSNSFIQALVINNTEFSSKYECCFLWMDVAIPVLHSYVSKRVDQMVNSGLVEEGNAIFDPKIRDYDYGIRRAIGVSEMDEFFRSEGLVDGETRAKLLKAGETRAKLLKATINEIKMNTCKLACRQFEKILRMRSEVGWQIYRLNATEVYLRCGGDANEAWEKLVLEPSTNMVAHFICNENIDPKPTAYEQLA